The Bradysia coprophila strain Holo2 chromosome X, BU_Bcop_v1, whole genome shotgun sequence genomic interval CGCTGTGCCCAACTAGAACAATAAAAACgcttttaattaaaacgaGTTATGCTATAGGTAGAATGATTGATTGACGTTCTCCATACCATACTAAAACTATATATTGCTATTTGAATTATTGCTCATTACCACATTtaatagaaattgatttcgCCTCTAAACAGGCATGTCGAAGAACTTATACACAGTGTTATATCAACGCGCTTAAATTCTATGACGACAAACAATTAtgcgcaaaatatttttatcaccTACGATCGATTAGCATACTCAAGCGAAGATCAATCAGTTTTGTTTTCCGTATCTTTCTTACTCGCTATTCGTGTTTTGTTTGtgtatcaataaaaatttagctgGACAGTAATTTAGGTggcgaaaaatgaaattgtggcTCATATACGCTGAAGACAGTTCGAAGTTCTAAtgaaacttttacaaaatgaacacTTCTAAAATAGCATATGGACAGGGCatattttagggaattttttatatgtaccgAGAAATTACTTCGACCCTAGCCTAGAAATCAAAAGCActtccaaaaaattcttcgaagcttgtgttaAAAAACTtacttttcttaaaaaaaattctttagttacacgagccgtacagggttgTGTGGAGTGTCATTAGAAAGTTAAccattgagccgaatagggacttattggctTTAAagttcatccacactgaaatacgTGTAGTTAATGTTTTCatccgaagacttacactgttcttacagaaatttctcgagctACACAAagcgtacatggtcgtgtgtcgtattttatgtgcttttgggccaaatagggtcttatgtggtttggatgcatctacgataAAATAGAGGTTGAAATGCTTAAGTAGcgatatttcatcgcatatgtatCCAAAAAGATCcaaaaacacataaaattacttttcaaatgataccccatacgaccatgtacgttttgtgtacctcgagaacagtgcaagtcttcggttgaaaactttaactgcacatatttcagtgtggatgaattttaaaaccaatgggcacctattcggctcaatagtacatgtgaatACCTTCTTCTCTTTATTTATAATGCAATCTTCTACAAGTTTTCACAAATTTATGTACTCGCGTTGTTTTTTCTCGCGTATAATATGTTAATCCATAATGTTTATCACCTTACACATATTTgggcaataaataaaatcaatcaatccaCACGACCCACACGGCTCGTGTAACCGAAGAAATTGTTGAAGGAAAAGTGctgattttcggtttttgatcccctcccactagccacacaagcttcgaagaagaAATCTCGTAAAACACCTCCACAACCCGATGTAATCGGTTCAAAAATGAtagaaaaattaggaaatttgGCAAAGCCGTCCGTAAAATTCGCAATAAAGatagaattgaaataaaatttcgtccaATTCGTCCTTTTTACTGCGCGAATTTAATGAATGGTCCCTAATGTATCAGTATAATGTTCTCATCTTTCCGTATTTACTTCTTCAGCTAGTGACAATTTCTTTACTACCTACCCCTACTTTACTGCCTACTGAAAGTAGAACATTACAAAGCAATTTTCCCGCTGCGAAGATGATCGATTACATGTGGAATATTGTCGCTTcgtttttcgtgaatttttatgtgaaattcaaCTTTCGTATGTGGTAAAACAGAACACAATGGATACGTAATTcattcggaaacaattttgtgatactcgcaaactcactcgtcTATTTTtgacagttaccgaagcttgttgctcaaaaacacattttaaccgAAAGCACATAgcgaaatttttctaaatcattttttaagaCCGTAGCCgtagaaattgttttaataatgATTGAAGCACAGTTCATACCAGAACCCTTTCAATAATAGCGCAGGTTCAGATCATTCACTCGCAAATCAtcactaaacttttttcgatCGCAGTTCCATTAATATTTCTTACTTGCAGGCCTATCCTACAGTGTTGGCTCATTACCACGTAAAGACTTAAAAGCGAATAAAGATGGTGAAGCCGTCAGTTACTTACGAGCTGCGGGTGGTAAATGCACCGAACACGTTTACTAGATTTCGCACTTTTATTTACAACATATCCTTATAAACAGGCATCCCGTTACTGGTTTCGAACACTCCAGAATTTTGCACTAGCTGGGAATCGAATAACTTTATCACCGGACGAACACTGAATCCACACGATTCTCGACGAACACCAGGCGGATCATCTGGGGGAGAGGTATTGCAGGCTGTTAAAGTTTATTAGGAACctttgtgttaaataaaaattgattcgtTTGAATAGGGTGCTCTAATTGGTGCTGGTGCATCATTATTCGGAATTGGATCCGACATTGCTGGATCGATAAGAGTACCTGCACAATTTAACGGTATATTCGGTCATAAACCGACTGGCGGTGTAGTTTCGGTCGATGGCCATTTTCCGAATTCATCAGACGAATGTTTCGGCAAATATTTAGTTCTCGGTCCCATGAGTAGATATGCAAAAGATCTACCGACTTTAGTTCATATTATGAGCGGTAAAAACGCTTCGAAATTACGATTGGATGAGCAGCTATATACCAAAGATATTAAGGTAAAAATGAACAGACATTTGATTATAATGAAGAGAGGTTGATGTTGATGTTGATACTTCCAGATATATTACATGGAAGATGCTGGATTTTCACTTATGGACATTGCCGTTGAAGACAGCATCAAAATCGCAATGTGGAAAGCAATCCAGCACTTCAAATCAAATGGATTGCAAACAGCCCCAGTAAGTTATCATCTAGTTATGATGTGcccaatgaaaaatgaatcattttttCCCAGGCACCAATGAAGAGCCTTCAAGAGTCCATGGAAATTGGTTTGACAAAACTGTTCGACATAACCGATATTCCATCAATATTGGCTCATCCGGATAATCCACAAATAGAagacaatttatttgttgagcTGCTCCGATCACTGATCGGCCGATCGAAATACACTTTCGCAGCATTGTTTTTCTGCGTACTGATGCAAACCAACGGTTTCATATCAAAGTCAAAGACTCCGCTTTATGTGGAAAAAGGGGACGAACTGAAAAAACACTTGATCGTACGTACAACAATAAACAATTGTGCAACCTGGTGATTCAACGAATTTTCCTTCTCATTTTCAGTCATTTCTTGGTGATAATGGTGTTATGTTCTATCCAACATATCCGGTGGCAGCACTGAGGCATGGCGATTCATTCGTTAAGATTGCTGGTGTAATGTATACGATGATCTTCAACATACTTGAATTTCCATCGACTCATGTGCCATTAGGAAAAGACTCGAATGGCCATCCAATTGGCATTCAAGTTGTAGCGGCTCCATATCAAGATCGTTTATGTTTATGCATTGCTGGTGAATTAGAAGCAGCGTTCGGTGGATGGGTACAgccattttaataaatgtgcTTCACTTATTGCGTTTACAATTCCGGATGAAAAACAGGGACTGAGGATCTGACGGCTTTTTTTATCTTCCATTCAATAGTGCCAATTGATGTGCTTGTTTATGttataaatgtaaaatcgtttgatttgaaaatacaatttttgttattctaCTACGACTGccaacaaaataatgtttctACTTCTTAAACGATTACAACATTTTGTCCAGTTATGTCCATGGCACACCCTAGTTTCCTCGAAAAACTTCGTCACAATACAGTTTCCCAATCAACAAGTAAATGATCAATATTAAACTCATGTCTAATGCGAAAAGCAACAGGTCTATTGTTGAGAGGTAATTCTAGAATACTACCATGCTCCGAATACAACAGAACTCACTGTCGTATAAAATATCCACAGCCCCGTCCTGAATTCtgcttaattttgaaatttctacTAAGCAAACTATGGGCCTCCACGGACGATAGCGTTCTGTTTACCTACGGAACAGGTACGACGTCTCCTACTTCAATTGTTCAGAATCTACATCTACAAAACATATCGACACACTTTTCTCTCTTCCTGATATATAAGTCATTGAATAAACTTCGTAGGTTATTTCTAATGTTTCcctcaattaaaaatgaacttttgtttATTCACTCATTGTTATTAACaacattatttaaattatttgaccCTGGATCAAAACCTACTATTTAAAATTGATCGTTCTTACCATTGGTTTGTCTACCGTATAACAGATTACGCCACAGTCGCGGCTAATATACGTTCCGGAAGTACTTGAAATTTATCTACTTCCCTTCTGTTTCAACCTTCGAAAACCAAAGCTACACAATTTAAGAAGATGTTCACTGGGGCTGGGGGATCTGAGGAATATACATTATAACAACTACATACTAAGCCCAACGCACTACAAGCAATTTGCAGTGCACTGCGTTGCTATTATTAGCTATttaggtaattttttttcagagtTGTTAAATAATTATGTAACGCTAAAATCGACGTTTTTCAGAGTTCCCATCACACTTGTGTCATTTCATGTAAACGCGTGGAGGtgtgtgtacactgtacattACAAAGGAAtattaggcacacttacggcgtcaattccaaatttcattcaagaattttttcaaaacgaAAGAAGTTGCATTCAAACGGTTAACATACAATTTATCCTATGGATAGTTCCATACGGGCgaaatgaccaaaaatggaaaagtgtttcaaaTTTAAGGTTGGTGTCTTCgacaaagtctcagagttttagaAGCAGAAAACAGaggcaaatatgaaaattgtcggGTAGTTGGATGTTACTGTTTTATATGTTATTATCTTTTGTGTTACGTGACATATAATATTGCTTTCTTCGtctctaaaaaaacttttgatatgttttaACTGGCGCTTTAATcttaaaacttacaaaagaactgatatcagtcaaaaaacccttaaattgtaaatgtgacgcaagttttatcaacacaaGATGAAcccaaaatattttagaaagaaaattttagacaaAAAATTGCGTCCCAAGTGGCggatgttgaggaaactacGGTTAGGAAAAGGGTTAAAATACGGAAAAATACGTCCTGAAAGATGAAATTTAAACGGAAGacagccgaatcatctgccactatGTAACgcatttttttaatacaattttctttctaaatttttttgggttcatCTTGTGCTGATAAAACTTTAAcgtacaggcgcagaatgcatcacactcagcgatatcagttatattgtaagtaagataaaggacttgcgtcacatttaccctttaagggttttttgactgatctaCTCATATTGTGTTGTGGCTTTCcaacttttaacaattttagacccgtacgaagtgtGTCTCATGCTTTCACTcttacgtttgtaacacgtcgaactGGAATCCCTGAGTGAGAGGAAACCTTCTATGGTGGCCCGGAGATGCCCAATCAGCGAAAAAAACGATGTCCGTTGGTCGATAACTTGggtaaaacaaattcaattttcttttttgttcccGTTTCGTAATCACAAATGCTGATTCAAGTCTGAAGATAAGCATATTCGGTCGAGTTGGTACAGAGATAGTGGAAAAGACAACAAAATGGCTtggattttagaaaaaatattgtaactCTGTAAAAATGAGATTCACAAAGGTGTTGTTACGAGGAAATTGATAGCTTGGCTGAGTCCATATTAGAAACATTGACGACACTTATCAACAATGAACCATTGCGTAACAATCTGAACGGGGAAGAGAGTcaaaaaatgccaaaaaagTCTTTTATGGGCAGACACTAGATGGTTTGTGGTACTACTTAACACTGGCACAGAAAAAACATCAGCGAAAGGATCCGCAAGTAGAAACTAGACAACATTAAAAACTAGTAAACAATAATGATCTAGCCCCTAACACTTTTTGTGTTGTTGAGACAGATTGAATGTAATGAACAAACGCGTCTGTCCAATTATACATCCAGCCTGCAGCTTCCGGCGTACATTGACTGTTTTTACTATACCTCAAATGTTCCTGTTCTCTCCCTTACAAATACAGATTGTTGTTCTCGATACACCAGTTGGAAATGTTGCACTCATTATTGATTTAAATGCAATTGATCTTAGTTAGGTTCATTGATTGCAGGTGAACAGAGTTGTAACAG includes:
- the LOC119081215 gene encoding fatty-acid amide hydrolase 2-A-like isoform X1 is translated as MEILLRFIGFCFKVIGFFVTPLLAIINYFKYRPIRIPPIQNELLKTPAIDLAAKIRNREVTSEEVVLAYIARIKEVNPLLNAVVEDRFDDAIQDAIKADKMVATMSPIHLIREYPILGVPFTVKESCSLKGLSYSVGSLPRKDLKANKDGEAVSYLRAAGGIPLLVSNTPEFCTSWESNNFITGRTLNPHDSRRTPGGSSGGEGALIGAGASLFGIGSDIAGSIRVPAQFNGIFGHKPTGGVVSVDGHFPNSSDECFGKYLVLGPMSRYAKDLPTLVHIMSGKNASKLRLDEQLYTKDIKIYYMEDAGFSLMDIAVEDSIKIAMWKAIQHFKSNGLQTAPAPMKSLQESMEIGLTKLFDITDIPSILAHPDNPQIEDNLFVELLRSLIGRSKYTFAALFFCVLMQTNGFISKSKTPLYVEKGDELKKHLISFLGDNGVMFYPTYPVAALRHGDSFVKIAGVMYTMIFNILEFPSTHVPLGKDSNGHPIGIQVVAAPYQDRLCLCIAGELEAAFGGWVQPF
- the LOC119081215 gene encoding fatty-acid amide hydrolase 2-A-like isoform X2 — its product is MTSSIIDCVKWVSHQNVVSVTSEEVVLAYIARIKEVNPLLNAVVEDRFDDAIQDAIKADKMVATMSPIHLIREYPILGVPFTVKESCSLKGLSYSVGSLPRKDLKANKDGEAVSYLRAAGGIPLLVSNTPEFCTSWESNNFITGRTLNPHDSRRTPGGSSGGEGALIGAGASLFGIGSDIAGSIRVPAQFNGIFGHKPTGGVVSVDGHFPNSSDECFGKYLVLGPMSRYAKDLPTLVHIMSGKNASKLRLDEQLYTKDIKIYYMEDAGFSLMDIAVEDSIKIAMWKAIQHFKSNGLQTAPAPMKSLQESMEIGLTKLFDITDIPSILAHPDNPQIEDNLFVELLRSLIGRSKYTFAALFFCVLMQTNGFISKSKTPLYVEKGDELKKHLISFLGDNGVMFYPTYPVAALRHGDSFVKIAGVMYTMIFNILEFPSTHVPLGKDSNGHPIGIQVVAAPYQDRLCLCIAGELEAAFGGWVQPF